In the genome of Streptomyces racemochromogenes, one region contains:
- a CDS encoding cytosine permease codes for MPIEQRGVDTIPEEERTSGPRDLISILLGSNLCLGVIVFGWLPPSFGLGLVPSVTAIVTGTVVGIAFTAPLALVSLRTATNLSTSSGAQFGVRGRLVGSVVGLLLSLGYTALTLWIGGDVMAGTLSRLTGSPDTGLTRALMYGVLAACTVVGAVFGYRLLLRMSKVLSIAMVVLLAVGVVAYAPHFTAAAPPDTQYLLGSFWPTWLLAAVAAGLSGPVAFITLLGDYTRYVSPRRHGSRKVFRATCLGLLFGLLVPQLFGTYTALAARAGADYAGPLVAAAPFWYLVPLLVAAAAGSVGNAGLMLYSMGLDLDAIIPRATRTKATVIAAAVATAFVFFGSFEWDVQSAMTSFVLLLTAIGTPWAVITLIGFVRCRGVYDADALQVFNRRARGGVYWYSGGWNLRATASWAAGAVVGLAAVSTPVYEGPLLALTGGVDCSFVLSGLVGGAVYAALTVRPQAAPAAAPAAEAVMAAAD; via the coding sequence ATGCCCATCGAACAGCGCGGAGTCGACACCATCCCGGAGGAGGAGCGGACGAGCGGGCCCCGTGACCTGATCTCGATCCTCCTCGGCTCCAACCTCTGCCTCGGCGTGATCGTCTTCGGCTGGCTGCCCCCGTCCTTCGGGCTCGGGCTGGTGCCCTCCGTCACCGCCATCGTGACCGGCACCGTGGTCGGCATCGCCTTCACCGCGCCGCTCGCCCTGGTGTCGCTGCGGACCGCGACGAACCTGTCCACCTCCAGCGGCGCCCAGTTCGGCGTACGGGGGCGGCTGGTCGGCTCCGTGGTCGGCCTGCTGCTCTCCCTCGGCTACACCGCGCTCACCCTGTGGATCGGCGGCGACGTGATGGCGGGGACCCTCTCCCGGCTCACCGGGTCGCCCGACACCGGCCTCACCCGCGCCCTGATGTACGGCGTGCTCGCCGCGTGCACCGTCGTCGGAGCCGTCTTCGGCTACCGGCTGCTGCTGCGCATGAGCAAGGTGCTGTCCATCGCCATGGTGGTCCTGCTGGCCGTCGGCGTCGTCGCCTACGCCCCCCACTTCACCGCCGCCGCCCCGCCGGACACGCAGTACCTGCTCGGCTCCTTCTGGCCGACCTGGCTGCTGGCCGCCGTCGCCGCCGGGCTCAGCGGGCCCGTCGCGTTCATCACCCTGCTCGGCGACTACACCCGCTACGTCTCCCCGCGCCGCCACGGCTCCCGGAAGGTGTTCCGGGCCACCTGTCTCGGGCTGCTGTTCGGCCTGCTGGTGCCGCAGCTGTTCGGCACGTACACCGCCCTCGCCGCCCGGGCCGGGGCCGACTACGCCGGGCCGCTCGTGGCGGCCGCGCCCTTCTGGTACCTCGTCCCGCTGCTGGTGGCCGCGGCGGCCGGCTCGGTGGGCAACGCCGGGCTGATGCTCTACTCCATGGGCCTGGACCTGGACGCCATCATCCCCAGGGCCACCCGCACCAAGGCCACCGTGATCGCCGCCGCCGTGGCCACCGCGTTCGTCTTCTTCGGCTCCTTCGAGTGGGACGTGCAGTCCGCGATGACCTCCTTCGTGCTGCTGCTCACCGCGATCGGCACCCCGTGGGCCGTGATCACCCTGATCGGCTTCGTGCGCTGCCGCGGGGTCTACGACGCCGACGCCCTCCAGGTGTTCAACCGTCGGGCCCGCGGCGGCGTCTACTGGTACAGCGGCGGCTGGAACCTCCGCGCCACCGCCTCGTGGGCGGCGGGCGCGGTCGTGGGACTGGCGGCCGTGTCGACCCCGGTGTACGAGGGCCCTCTGCTGGCGCTCACCGGCGGGGTGGACTGTAGTTTCGTCCTGTCGGGGCTGGTCGGAGGCGCGGTGTACGCCGCGCTGACCGTCCGGCCGCAGGCGGCACCGGCCGCCGCACCGGCGGCGGAGGCAGTGATGGCGGCGGCCGACTAG
- a CDS encoding branched-chain amino acid aminotransferase has product MTTPTIELKPSSNPLSDAEREAILASPGFGRHFTDHMVTIKWTEGRGWHDAELVPYAPLAIDPANMTLHYAQTIFEGLKAYRQPDGTVATFRPRANAERFQASARRMAMPELPADLFIEACDALIKQDSAWVPDSGEASLYLRPFMFASEVGLGVRPANEFLFMVIASPAGAYFPGGVKPVSVWLSEEYVRAVKGGTGAAKTGGNYAASLVAQAQAASHGCDQVVWLDAVEHRWIEEMGGMNLYFVYGDRIVTPELTGSLLPGITRDSLLTIARDLGYTAEEGRITTEDWKRDNENGTLTEVFACGTAAVITPVGSVKSERANWTQGDGQPGEVTMKLRKALLDLQTGRTADTHGWMHPLG; this is encoded by the coding sequence ATGACGACGCCCACGATCGAGCTCAAGCCCTCCTCGAACCCGCTGTCCGACGCGGAGCGCGAGGCGATCCTGGCCAGCCCCGGCTTCGGCCGCCACTTCACCGATCACATGGTGACGATCAAGTGGACCGAGGGCCGCGGCTGGCACGACGCCGAGCTGGTCCCGTACGCCCCCCTGGCGATCGACCCCGCGAACATGACCCTGCACTACGCGCAGACGATCTTCGAGGGCCTCAAGGCCTACCGCCAGCCCGACGGCACCGTCGCCACCTTCCGCCCGCGCGCCAACGCCGAGCGCTTCCAGGCCTCCGCCCGCCGCATGGCGATGCCGGAGCTGCCGGCCGACCTCTTCATCGAGGCCTGCGACGCCCTGATCAAGCAGGACAGCGCCTGGGTGCCGGACTCCGGCGAGGCCTCCCTGTACCTGCGCCCGTTCATGTTCGCGTCCGAGGTCGGCCTGGGCGTCCGCCCGGCCAACGAGTTCCTCTTCATGGTCATCGCCTCGCCCGCCGGCGCCTACTTCCCCGGTGGCGTCAAGCCCGTCTCCGTCTGGCTCTCCGAGGAGTACGTCCGCGCCGTCAAGGGCGGCACCGGCGCCGCCAAGACCGGCGGCAACTACGCGGCCTCCCTCGTCGCCCAGGCCCAGGCCGCCTCGCACGGCTGCGACCAGGTCGTCTGGCTGGACGCCGTCGAGCACCGCTGGATCGAGGAGATGGGCGGCATGAACCTGTACTTCGTGTACGGCGACCGCATCGTCACCCCGGAGCTGACCGGCTCGCTCCTGCCCGGCATCACCCGCGACTCCCTCCTCACCATCGCCCGCGACCTCGGCTACACCGCCGAGGAGGGCCGCATCACCACCGAGGACTGGAAGCGCGACAACGAGAACGGCACCCTCACCGAGGTGTTCGCCTGCGGTACCGCCGCCGTCATCACCCCGGTCGGCTCGGTCAAGTCCGAGCGCGCGAACTGGACCCAGGGCGACGGGCAGCCCGGCGAGGTCACGATGAAGCTCCGCAAGGCGCTCCTGGACCTCCAGACCGGCCGCACCGCCGACACCCACGGCTGGATGCACCCGCTCGGCTGA
- a CDS encoding 3-isopropylmalate dehydrogenase, translated as MSTSINLAVIPGDGIGQEVVAQGLKVLTAVLPQDVKLETKEYDLGAQRWHRTGETLPDAELEALKRHDAILLGAIGDPSVPSGVLERGLLLKLRFAFDHFINLRPSKLFPNTASPLAGRPEIDFVVVREGTEGPYTGNGGSLRTGTPAEVATEVSVNTAYGVERVVRDAYERANARPRKKLTLVHKNNVLVYAGHMWKNIFDKVGQEYPQVTTDYLHVDAATIFFVTQPERFDVIVTDNLFGDILTDLAAAVTGGIGLAASGNINPTGAFPSMFEPVHGSAPDIAGTGKADPTATILSVALLLRHLGYEDQAVRIEDAVSADLAERDGTFRSTDAIGDALAARVAG; from the coding sequence ATGTCGACCAGCATCAATCTCGCAGTGATCCCCGGTGATGGCATCGGCCAGGAAGTCGTGGCTCAGGGCCTCAAGGTCCTTACCGCGGTCCTGCCCCAGGATGTGAAGCTGGAGACCAAGGAGTACGACCTCGGCGCCCAGCGCTGGCACCGCACCGGTGAGACCCTCCCGGACGCGGAGCTGGAGGCCCTCAAGCGCCACGACGCGATCCTGCTCGGCGCCATCGGCGACCCGTCGGTCCCGTCGGGCGTCCTGGAGCGCGGCCTGCTGCTGAAGCTCCGCTTCGCCTTCGACCACTTCATCAACCTGCGCCCCTCGAAGCTGTTCCCGAACACGGCCAGCCCGCTCGCCGGCCGTCCGGAGATCGACTTCGTCGTGGTCCGCGAGGGCACCGAGGGCCCGTACACCGGCAACGGTGGCAGCCTGCGCACCGGCACCCCCGCCGAGGTCGCCACCGAGGTCAGCGTCAACACGGCCTACGGTGTGGAGCGCGTCGTGCGCGACGCGTACGAGCGGGCCAACGCCCGCCCCCGCAAGAAGCTGACGCTCGTCCACAAGAACAACGTCCTCGTGTACGCGGGCCACATGTGGAAGAACATCTTCGACAAGGTCGGCCAGGAGTACCCCCAGGTCACCACCGACTACCTGCACGTCGACGCGGCGACGATCTTCTTCGTCACCCAGCCCGAGCGCTTCGACGTCATCGTCACGGACAACCTCTTCGGTGACATCCTCACCGACCTGGCCGCGGCCGTCACCGGCGGCATCGGCCTGGCCGCCTCCGGGAACATCAACCCGACCGGCGCCTTCCCGTCCATGTTCGAGCCCGTCCACGGCTCGGCCCCCGACATCGCGGGCACCGGCAAGGCCGACCCGACCGCGACGATCCTCTCGGTCGCCCTCCTCCTGCGCCACCTCGGCTACGAGGACCAGGCCGTCCGCATCGAGGACGCGGTCTCGGCCGACCTGGCCGAGCGCGACGGCACCTTCCGCTCCACCGACGCGATCGGCGACGCCCTCGCCGCGCGAGTAGCCGGCTGA
- a CDS encoding LysR family transcriptional regulator, giving the protein MAELAPQELRVLVAVADTGGFSAAAAVLGVSQSAVSHSVRGSEGKVGAVLFERGRTGASPTPAGERAVALGRRILRLYEVLGAEARGASRAPAGREAVEGVLRVAAFRSAALHLLPPALERLTALHPGVRPEVRVVREIGAGAAGEVAAGRADLGIATLGARGDVAPGLLTGVLAREAYALVHPAGHPDPKALPLLDWDENCGSYTRAWWRSQDWIPRATVKAEDDAMVLTMVGRGLGMAIMPELSLREAPETVEITALGPRRPVRQVGYVTTTELASTLAVRALIRELRAETA; this is encoded by the coding sequence GTGGCCGAGCTCGCCCCGCAGGAACTCCGGGTCCTGGTCGCCGTCGCCGACACGGGCGGTTTCTCCGCCGCGGCCGCCGTGCTGGGGGTGAGCCAGTCGGCCGTCTCGCACTCGGTGCGCGGCAGCGAGGGCAAGGTCGGCGCGGTGCTCTTCGAGCGCGGCCGCACCGGCGCCTCGCCCACCCCGGCCGGCGAGCGGGCCGTCGCGCTGGGCCGGCGCATCCTGCGGCTGTACGAGGTGCTGGGCGCGGAGGCGCGCGGCGCGTCCCGGGCCCCCGCCGGGCGGGAGGCGGTGGAGGGGGTGCTGCGCGTCGCGGCCTTCCGCAGCGCGGCCCTGCACCTGCTGCCGCCCGCGCTGGAGCGGCTCACCGCGCTGCACCCCGGCGTCCGCCCCGAGGTCCGGGTGGTGCGCGAGATCGGCGCCGGCGCGGCGGGGGAGGTGGCCGCGGGCCGGGCGGACCTGGGCATCGCGACCCTGGGCGCGCGGGGGGACGTGGCGCCGGGCCTGCTGACCGGGGTGCTCGCGCGGGAGGCGTACGCCCTGGTGCACCCGGCCGGGCACCCGGACCCCAAGGCGCTGCCGCTGCTGGACTGGGACGAGAACTGCGGCTCCTACACCCGGGCGTGGTGGCGGTCCCAGGACTGGATCCCCCGGGCCACCGTGAAGGCGGAGGACGACGCCATGGTGCTGACGATGGTCGGCCGGGGCCTGGGCATGGCGATCATGCCGGAGCTGTCGCTGCGGGAGGCCCCGGAGACCGTCGAGATCACCGCCCTGGGGCCCCGGAGGCCGGTGAGGCAGGTGGGATACGTCACCACGACGGAGTTGGCGTCCACCCTCGCCGTCAGGGCTCTGATCAGGGAACTCAGGGCTGAGACGGCCTGA
- a CDS encoding NADP-dependent oxidoreductase → MSTDTAYAVHQIARPTGFPAASDFAYTSSPVPEPAPGSALVENLLLSVDPYHRGLMDGGEGGFELNAPLEGRTVGRVTASRDPGLKEGDLVFHRAGWRTHSLVTLGVDGTRTLRGHAGVPLEAYLSVLGGTGLTAYAALTRTAALREGEDLFVSAAAGGVGTATGHIARLLGARRIIGSAGSAAKVAHLTGTLGFDAAFDYHDGPVGEQLAQAAPDGIDVYVDNVGGDHLEGAIASLREYGRIAWVGAISMYNGDRSPAAPRNLFEVVHKSLRLEGVLVRNHTNLQDELEDFLVPHLRSGRIGTDTTVVQGFDRTVEAFLGMLHGENTGKMLVRTGS, encoded by the coding sequence ATGAGCACCGACACCGCCTACGCCGTCCACCAGATCGCCCGCCCGACCGGCTTCCCGGCCGCCTCCGACTTCGCGTACACCTCCTCCCCCGTCCCCGAACCCGCCCCCGGCAGCGCCCTGGTGGAGAACCTGCTGCTGTCGGTGGACCCGTACCACCGCGGGCTGATGGACGGCGGCGAGGGCGGCTTCGAGCTGAACGCCCCGCTGGAGGGGCGCACGGTCGGCCGGGTGACCGCATCCCGCGACCCGGGCCTGAAGGAGGGCGACCTGGTCTTCCACCGCGCCGGCTGGCGCACCCACTCCCTGGTCACCCTGGGCGTGGACGGCACCCGCACGCTGCGCGGGCACGCGGGCGTCCCGCTGGAGGCGTACCTGTCCGTCCTGGGCGGCACCGGGCTCACCGCCTACGCCGCCCTCACCCGGACCGCGGCCCTGCGCGAGGGCGAGGACCTCTTCGTCTCCGCCGCCGCCGGCGGGGTCGGCACCGCCACCGGGCACATCGCCCGGCTGCTCGGCGCCCGCCGGATCATCGGCAGCGCCGGATCGGCGGCGAAGGTCGCGCACCTCACCGGGACCCTCGGCTTCGACGCCGCCTTCGACTACCACGACGGGCCCGTCGGCGAGCAGCTGGCGCAGGCCGCGCCGGACGGCATCGACGTGTACGTGGACAACGTGGGCGGGGACCACCTGGAGGGCGCGATCGCGTCCCTGCGCGAGTACGGCCGGATCGCCTGGGTCGGCGCGATCTCGATGTACAACGGGGACCGCTCCCCCGCCGCGCCCCGCAACCTCTTCGAGGTGGTCCACAAGTCGCTGCGCCTGGAAGGCGTATTGGTACGGAACCACACCAATCTCCAGGACGAACTGGAGGACTTCCTGGTCCCCCACCTGCGCAGCGGCCGGATCGGCACCGACACCACCGTTGTCCAGGGATTCGACCGCACGGTGGAGGCCTTCCTGGGCATGCTCCACGGCGAGAACACGGGCAAGATGCTCGTGCGGACCGGGAGCTGA
- a CDS encoding phosphocholine-specific phospholipase C, translating to MTPISRRGFVGIGAGLVAGAALPTALPGTAAAAATGTITDVKHVVVLMQENRSFDHYFGRLKGVRGFGDRAAGNIPGGWGTFNQPNWGGRQYPWKLSATPSAGGADGQTLAQCTGDLPHSWTSQHAAWNNGRMDNWVAGVGKTHTLGYLERGDIPFHYGLADHYTVCDAYFCSALSATGPNRTFLWSGKVDASSKDGGEESGLTWESYAEALQRAGMTWKVYQNAQDNYGDNGLAYFRKFTDARPGDPLWDRGMASVPKTTGSTPDDIAAAIRADVVAGTLPQVSWVVASEAFSEHPYAPPGDGAHFVDLVYRALAADPEVFDSTVLFLNYDENDGFFDHVPPPVAPPGTPDEYIDGVPIGLGFRVPMLVMSPWTRGGWVSSEVFDHTSVLRFMETWTTAIGTPALCPNISAWRRRVTGDLTGVFDFAHPVYGVPTGLPSTAKVIGQSTCGPLPNPVPQNNAQPAQEPGTRPARALPYQVNGNLDRFEFGPMGKILAWFSMTNQGPQAKRAAHFSIHPHQHRDTAAWQYTVDPGGTSTDWFSIGLGAGSGKYDISMYGPNRFLRRFIGDATKAGKDLEVAARYAVESGTGKTAVWFKMTNASGSPVTFTIRSNAYRTDGPWTYTVPAGSSREDFFNAVAYSKGWYDFTVLADADGTWSRRYTGHIETGTASISG from the coding sequence GTGACACCCATCAGCCGCAGGGGTTTCGTGGGGATCGGCGCCGGGCTCGTGGCGGGGGCGGCCCTGCCCACCGCCCTGCCGGGGACGGCGGCCGCCGCCGCGACGGGCACCATCACCGACGTGAAGCACGTGGTGGTCCTGATGCAGGAGAACCGCAGCTTCGACCACTACTTCGGCCGGCTGAAGGGCGTACGCGGCTTCGGCGACCGCGCCGCCGGCAACATCCCCGGCGGCTGGGGCACCTTCAACCAGCCGAACTGGGGCGGCCGCCAGTACCCCTGGAAGCTGTCCGCCACCCCGTCGGCCGGCGGGGCCGACGGCCAGACCCTGGCCCAGTGCACCGGGGACCTCCCGCACAGCTGGACCTCCCAGCACGCGGCCTGGAACAACGGGCGGATGGACAACTGGGTCGCCGGGGTCGGCAAGACCCACACCCTCGGCTACCTGGAGCGGGGCGACATCCCCTTCCACTACGGCCTCGCCGACCACTACACGGTCTGCGACGCCTACTTCTGCTCCGCCCTCAGCGCCACCGGCCCCAACCGCACCTTCCTGTGGAGCGGCAAGGTCGACGCGAGCAGCAAGGACGGCGGCGAGGAGTCCGGGCTGACCTGGGAGTCGTACGCGGAGGCCCTCCAGCGGGCCGGGATGACCTGGAAGGTCTACCAGAACGCCCAGGACAACTACGGGGACAACGGCCTGGCCTACTTCAGGAAGTTCACCGACGCGCGGCCCGGCGACCCGCTGTGGGACCGGGGCATGGCCTCGGTCCCCAAGACCACCGGCTCCACCCCCGACGACATCGCGGCCGCGATCCGCGCGGACGTGGTCGCCGGAACCCTGCCCCAGGTGTCCTGGGTGGTGGCCAGCGAGGCCTTCTCCGAGCACCCGTACGCCCCGCCCGGCGACGGCGCGCACTTCGTCGACCTGGTCTACCGCGCGCTCGCCGCGGACCCGGAGGTCTTCGACTCCACCGTCCTCTTCCTCAACTACGACGAGAACGACGGCTTCTTCGACCACGTCCCGCCGCCGGTCGCCCCTCCTGGCACCCCGGACGAGTACATCGACGGCGTCCCGATCGGACTCGGCTTCCGCGTCCCCATGCTGGTGATGTCCCCGTGGACGCGCGGCGGCTGGGTCAGCTCCGAGGTCTTCGACCACACCTCGGTGCTGCGCTTCATGGAGACGTGGACGACCGCGATCGGCACCCCCGCCCTCTGCCCCAACATCAGCGCCTGGCGCCGCAGGGTGACCGGCGACCTGACGGGCGTCTTCGACTTCGCGCACCCGGTGTACGGGGTCCCGACGGGCCTGCCGTCGACGGCGAAGGTCATCGGCCAGTCCACCTGCGGCCCGCTGCCCAACCCGGTGCCCCAGAACAACGCCCAGCCGGCGCAGGAGCCCGGCACGCGCCCGGCGCGGGCCCTCCCGTACCAGGTGAACGGCAACCTGGACCGCTTCGAGTTCGGGCCGATGGGCAAGATCCTGGCCTGGTTCTCGATGACCAACCAGGGCCCGCAGGCGAAGCGGGCCGCGCACTTCTCGATCCACCCGCACCAGCACCGGGACACGGCCGCCTGGCAGTACACGGTCGACCCGGGCGGCACCTCGACGGACTGGTTCTCCATCGGCCTGGGCGCCGGCTCGGGCAAGTACGACATCTCGATGTACGGCCCGAACCGGTTCCTGCGCCGCTTCATCGGCGACGCGACCAAAGCGGGCAAGGACCTGGAGGTCGCGGCCCGCTACGCGGTGGAGTCCGGCACCGGCAAGACGGCCGTCTGGTTCAAGATGACCAACGCCTCCGGCTCCCCCGTCACCTTCACCATCCGCTCCAACGCCTACCGCACGGACGGCCCCTGGACCTACACCGTGCCGGCGGGCTCCTCGCGCGAGGACTTCTTCAACGCGGTGGCGTACAGCAAGGGCTGGTACGACTTCACGGTCCTGGCCGACGCCGACGGCACCTGGTCGCGCCGCTACACCGGCCACATCGAGACGGGCACCGCGAGCATCTCCGGCTAG
- a CDS encoding GNAT family N-acetyltransferase, protein MSDDTRTRLAHTSQLDADTLAAVRDLLDAAFDGDFGDEDFEHALGGMHALVYEDGALVAHGSLVQRRVLHQGRALRTGYVEAVAVRADRRRRGLGGVVMAALEGVIAGAYVLGALSASEEGAALYEGRGWKPYPGRIGVLGPAGPERLPEEEGSTYVWTPPGGVVPASAGRLDFDWRDGDVV, encoded by the coding sequence ATGAGCGACGACACGCGGACCCGCCTCGCGCACACCTCCCAGCTCGACGCGGACACCCTCGCCGCCGTCCGGGACCTGCTCGACGCGGCCTTCGACGGCGACTTCGGCGACGAGGACTTCGAGCACGCCCTCGGCGGGATGCACGCCCTGGTGTACGAGGACGGCGCGCTCGTCGCGCACGGCAGCCTCGTCCAGCGGCGGGTGCTGCACCAGGGGCGGGCCCTGCGGACCGGGTACGTGGAGGCCGTCGCCGTCCGCGCCGACCGGCGCCGGCGCGGGCTCGGCGGGGTGGTGATGGCCGCGCTGGAGGGCGTGATCGCCGGGGCCTACGTACTGGGCGCCCTGTCCGCGTCCGAGGAGGGGGCGGCCCTGTACGAGGGCCGGGGGTGGAAGCCGTATCCCGGGCGGATCGGGGTGCTGGGCCCGGCCGGCCCCGAGCGGCTGCCCGAGGAGGAGGGCTCGACCTACGTGTGGACGCCGCCCGGAGGGGTCGTACCGGCCTCCGCCGGGCGGCTCGACTTCGACTGGCGGGACGGGGACGTGGTGTAG
- a CDS encoding tyrosine-protein phosphatase — MAVSNVGRFVDWEGCFNARDLGGLGALRPGALIRADSLDGLTARGWTTLSGQGVRTVIDLRNDGEAEVDHSPRPAGLTTLSIPLDGIEHRDFWDVWWGTPGFGTPAYFRPFLERFPDRVAAVARAVAAAPPGGVVFHCGLGRDRTGIIALVLLRLAGASPQEIADDHALSEPRVRARYAARGRSYDDTEIEEYTARLGTTVHALALETARWLDAGAYLRGAGLTAVELEGLRGRLGA; from the coding sequence ATGGCCGTGTCGAACGTCGGTCGATTCGTGGACTGGGAGGGCTGCTTCAACGCCCGCGACCTCGGCGGTCTGGGAGCGCTGCGGCCCGGGGCGCTGATACGCGCGGACAGCCTCGACGGGCTCACCGCCCGGGGCTGGACCACTCTGTCCGGCCAGGGGGTGCGGACCGTCATCGACCTGCGCAACGACGGGGAGGCGGAGGTGGACCACTCCCCGCGGCCGGCCGGGCTGACCACCCTGTCGATCCCGCTCGACGGCATCGAGCACCGGGACTTCTGGGACGTGTGGTGGGGCACTCCCGGCTTCGGCACCCCCGCGTATTTCCGGCCTTTCCTGGAGCGTTTCCCCGACCGCGTGGCCGCCGTGGCCCGCGCCGTCGCCGCAGCCCCGCCGGGCGGCGTCGTCTTCCACTGCGGTCTGGGCCGCGACCGTACGGGGATCATCGCGCTCGTCCTGCTGCGGCTGGCCGGGGCGAGCCCGCAGGAGATCGCCGACGACCACGCGCTGAGCGAACCGCGGGTCCGGGCCCGGTACGCGGCCCGCGGAAGGTCCTATGACGACACCGAGATCGAGGAGTACACGGCCCGCCTCGGCACCACCGTGCACGCCCTCGCCCTGGAGACCGCGCGGTGGCTGGATGCGGGCGCCTACCTGCGCGGGGCCGGGCTGACGGCCGTCGAACTGGAGGGGCTGCGGGGCAGACTGGGGGCATGA
- a CDS encoding nitroreductase family protein yields the protein MSPETQQWTPTHGQPYRPVAYRPARMPGPESLARAAELRARMDERRTVRHFSPDPVPEQAVRDAIACAATAPSGAHQQPWTFVLVKDPAIRRQIRAAAEQEEQISYDGRLGDEWLAALRPIGTDAVKTHLTDAPALIVVFQQRYWLGPNGTKRKHYYVDESVGIAVGMLLSALHLSGLAALIHTPSPMRFLGHVLNRPENEKAFAVIPVGYPADDCEVPDLVRKSLDQVLVEV from the coding sequence ATGTCGCCTGAGACCCAGCAGTGGACCCCCACCCATGGCCAGCCCTACCGGCCCGTCGCCTACCGTCCCGCGCGCATGCCCGGCCCCGAGTCCCTCGCGCGGGCGGCCGAGCTGCGGGCCCGCATGGACGAACGGCGGACCGTGCGCCACTTCTCCCCCGACCCCGTCCCGGAGCAGGCCGTCCGCGACGCCATCGCCTGCGCCGCCACCGCCCCCTCCGGCGCCCACCAGCAGCCGTGGACCTTCGTCCTGGTCAAGGACCCGGCCATCCGCCGGCAGATCCGCGCCGCCGCCGAGCAGGAGGAGCAGATCTCCTACGACGGCCGCCTCGGCGACGAGTGGCTCGCCGCGCTGCGCCCGATCGGCACGGACGCCGTCAAGACCCACCTCACCGACGCGCCCGCGCTGATCGTGGTCTTCCAGCAGCGCTACTGGCTCGGCCCGAACGGCACGAAGCGCAAGCACTACTACGTCGACGAGTCGGTCGGCATAGCGGTCGGCATGCTCCTGTCGGCCCTCCACCTGTCCGGCCTGGCCGCGCTCATCCACACCCCGAGCCCGATGCGCTTCCTGGGGCACGTGCTGAACCGCCCGGAGAACGAAAAGGCCTTCGCGGTCATCCCGGTGGGCTACCCCGCCGACGACTGCGAGGTCCCGGACCTGGTCCGCAAGTCCCTGGACCAGGTCCTCGTGGAGGTCTGA